The sequence CGCCggcgccccccgctcccccgtCGTTACCTCCGCATCGCCGcccggctgcggggagcggccgcGCTTCCTGGCGGGCGCGGCGCTGAAGAAGGAGTGCAGCGTCCTCTGCCCGATCATGGCGGCGGTGCCGCGCGAGCCGGCGGGACGGCGGTTTGGCGCCAAAGGAAGCGCGCGCGCGCGCCAGGAGGGCGGGGCCTGCCGGCGAGGGGCGGGGCACGGCGCGGTCCTCCCCAGGCGCATGCGCGTTCGCTgcctccccgcccgccggcggcgtTTCCCGCCGTCTGCGCgctccctcaggcggccgctcccgTTACCGGCCGCTCCTCTCCACCGGGAGGTGTCTGCGCGGAGACCGGCACCCCCCCTGCCGTCCCGCTGCCTCCGAGCGGGTGCTGATGGACAGATACGTGCTTAAACGCCCCTctggggaggcggggggcggcgggaagAGGCCTCGACCGGAGGCGCCCGCCTCAGGGCAGCCCCTCTGGCAGGAGATCCGCGCGGAGGGCCTGAGCTGCGACTACCGGCTCCTCTTCAGCAAGGCCGAGGCTGACGAGATcttccagcagctggaggaggaggtggagtaTTTCGAAGGTAACGGCCTTGGAGGACCCGGCTTCCAGCCCCCCGTGCCCCTGCCCGGTGAAGTGTTTCCCTGCCCGGCCGGCTCAGGCCGGGTCCCAGAATGATTCCCAGggcctgggcagagctgccagATGGTGGAGAGGTTTCTGCAGGCGCCTGGTGTTTGTAAAATCAGGCCCTGAGAAGTGAAGTGCAAGCACAGGGTCTGATCCCACTTGGTTAATTCTGCTTAGCTTGAAACGTGTCTCAAGTGGTTTCAGTCACGTTTTAATGTTTCCAAAGAGCAGGGGTAGGCCTGGAAGGGTGACAGGAGTTTGTTAGTAGATGTAGTATATGAGACGTCCCTGGTTGCATTAACTGAACAGAATATGATGGGGGTGCTTGTCCCATTCATCACATTCAAATGGGATAGTAAAGCAATGTCAGGCTTGAGGGTTACGTCCTTAGTTGGGACAGAAACACTTGAATGTGGCTGACAGCTTTTGGGTTGTCATCAGCATCCTCATTTCTGTTCACAGAAGCTCCAAGTCAAGGAGGCTGTTGAAGCTGTGAACTGCAGAGGCAATACAGAGTTGGTTTTGATCCTTCTCATCTCTTGTTTAAACAGGCGAAATGACAAAATTGCACGTGTTTGGTAAATGGCACGACATTCCGAGGAGGCAGGTAACCTATGGAGACCCTGAGTTAACATACACTTACTCAGGGGTTACCTTCTCTCCTAAGCCGTGGATCCCAGTTCTCAACCGTATCAGAGACCGGGTCACTTTGGACACGGGACAtacttttaattttgttcttattAACAGGTATGTccattttcctgttgcatcaagCAACTTGTTCAAATGAAAAATTGCTTGTGCAACACTATTGACGGGTCACTGACAAGTTGTTTTACACTCGTTTAATTGGATTGGTAGAAGAACTAATTAATCTGTTTTATGTACAGATATAAAGATGGTGGGGACCACATAGGTGAGCATCGAGATGATGAGAGAGAACTGGTTCCACGCAGTCCGATCGCGTCCGTCTCCTTTGGAGCTTGCAGGGACTTTGTTTTCAGGCACTGTGATTCCAGAGGGAAAAACGCAGTGCGCCACATTGAGCCCATCAAGCTGCAGCTCGCCCACGGCAGCCTGCTCCTGATGAAGTACCCCACCAACGTGTACTGGTACCACAGCCTGCCCACCCGCAAGAGAGTACTTGCCCCAAGAATCAACCTCACGTTTCGGAAAGTGATGACTGTAGCCAAGAAGTGAAATACTCAGCCATCAAGCACCAGGctttttgattctgaaaataGAAGCTTTCTTCCCTGACGTTTCTCATTCAAACGCTGTCTTTGATGATCCAAAGTACAAGATTTACAAATTAAACCAGGAGAGGAGATGATAGCCATGATAGTGTACTTGGTAATTTGCTAATAAAGACTGCAGCTACTGATCTTAAATGCCAAGAATCCTTTTTCTCCGTGAAATGTTGCTGTAGTCCTGCTGATACATGTTTTTCATGAATAATATCCTAGTTTTACTCAGAAGAAGTTTGTTCTCAACTGATCTTAATCCAGTTTTCCAAAAAGATCAAAATACTCTATATCCTTGAGATGGTGGTGAAATAGCTTATAAATACCATAAAAGTACAAGATGTGATAATGCAGAGTGAGCCTGGAAGCTGATACTGTTCAACAGGTGACACTTTTCTTGTATGCTCTGTCAATGGGCTatggtttgcttgttttttaaaaaaataaaatactaatgaGACTGACATGAAAAAGAGGAGCACTAAAATGTGAATAGAGTGAGTGCAACATGGCTGGCTGCATCTTTTACAGTCACTGTGCTTTTTCTGTGCTTACATTCCTCTGCTGACATGGGAGACTGGGTTCCTTCGCTCGGTAGCGtggtggggtgggaggaagggggaggcCCCCTTCTTCCTCATGTCCTTTGTCTGAACAGAAGCCAGAGAGCATAAGGTGACCTGGGGAAGGACTGGGTGCTTTCATTTATATGGACAATGCAGTGTGAAAGGCTGTAACTTCTGAGAGTGTCTGTTTCTCTGAATAATTATCCCTAGGGATTCCGTTGTGGCTACCTGACAGCCATCACCTTCCATGCTGACAGTGAATCCTGCTGGAATGAGGAGAGATCATCCAAAATCACCAACAGGTCTTGCAGAACCGGGCAGTGGTGAGTACTGAGCGAGAATGTGAACTGATCCCCATGTAAAACCAGGCTACAGGCATCTGGAATAGTCACAGGCTGTATCCTTCAGCAGCAGGGCCGGTAGGAATTAATGTCTGTTTAGATAAATTTGGAGCTGGTACTTCCCCGCTACCAGAAAATTCTGTATTTAGCGTGAAGAGCTTCTCATGAACGCTGCTTATCCAGATTATGTGAAGTTCATATATACTGAACGCAGTTTGGCTTATAGCTGGGTCTTTGTTTCAAGACACTACCACATGTGGACAGCTACTTTTTCTAATAAGTTTGTTCTTTTATTGCTAATGTACAGTTACAAAAATACCCTGAAGTGAAAACACAAACAGCAGTGCAGTGGTTTGATTAGAATatcatacatttttttaaataatgcacaAAATAAGACAAGGATAACCCAAACACAGAGATGTCATCCCGCAGGTCTTACCTgatatttttttaaccttctaAACACCTTCTCCACCATGGAAGCTTGTGAGTAACACGTGACAGCATT is a genomic window of Athene noctua chromosome 17, bAthNoc1.hap1.1, whole genome shotgun sequence containing:
- the ALKBH2 gene encoding DNA oxidative demethylase ALKBH2 isoform X2, with protein sequence MDRYVLKRPSGEAGGGGKRPRPEAPASGQPLWQEIRAEGLSCDYRLLFSKAEADEIFQQLEEEVEYFEDIKMVGTT
- the ALKBH2 gene encoding DNA oxidative demethylase ALKBH2 isoform X1; this translates as MDRYVLKRPSGEAGGGGKRPRPEAPASGQPLWQEIRAEGLSCDYRLLFSKAEADEIFQQLEEEVEYFEGEMTKLHVFGKWHDIPRRQVTYGDPELTYTYSGVTFSPKPWIPVLNRIRDRVTLDTGHTFNFVLINRYKDGGDHIGEHRDDERELVPRSPIASVSFGACRDFVFRHCDSRGKNAVRHIEPIKLQLAHGSLLLMKYPTNVYWYHSLPTRKRVLAPRINLTFRKVMTVAKK